The following proteins come from a genomic window of Neofelis nebulosa isolate mNeoNeb1 chromosome 5, mNeoNeb1.pri, whole genome shotgun sequence:
- the LOC131511482 gene encoding keratin-associated protein 21-1-like, producing MCGSYYGNSCGGCGYGGCGYGGCGYGGCSYGGCGYGGCGYGGCGYGSSGYKGWGYRGCGYGGCGYRGLGCGYGSCYGCGSGCGY from the coding sequence ATGTGTGGAAGCTACTACGGAAACTCTTGTGGAGGCTGCGGCTATGGAGGCTGTGGCTATGGAGGCTGTGGCTATGGAGGCTGCAGCTATGGAGGCTGTGGCTACGGAGGCTGCGGCTATGGAGGCTGCGGCTATGGAAGCTCTGGCTACAAAGGCTGGGGCTACAGAGGCTGTGGCTATGGAGGCTGTGGCTACAGAGGCCTGGGCTGTGGCTATGGCTCCTGCTATGGCTGTGGCTCTGGCTGTGGCTACTAG
- the LOC131513207 gene encoding keratin-associated protein 22-1-like encodes MNFYNNYYGGLGYGYNGLRCGYGCVYRGYGYASYRPCCCGGYWYSGFF; translated from the coding sequence ATGAACTTCTACAATAATTACTATGGTGGCCTGGGCTATGGCTATAATGGCCTGAGATGTGGCTATGGATGTGTCTATCGTGGCTATGGATATGCCTCTTACCGTCCATGCTGCTGTGGTGGATATTGGTATTCTGGATTCTTCTGA
- the LOC131513208 gene encoding keratin-associated protein 6-3-like — MTKAESLDVTRLGCCDTSPRLLYPSTTSTANTMCGSYYGNSYGGCGYGGCGYGGCGYGGCGYGGCGYGGCGYGGCGYGSSGYKGWGYRGCGYGGCGYGGCGHRGLGCGYGSCYGCGSGCGYW; from the exons ATGACGAAGGCTGAATCTCTAGATGTGACAAGATTGGGGTGTTG TGACACTTCTCCTCGCCTTCTCTACCCAAGCACAACCTCAACAGCCAACACCATGTGTGGAAGCTACTACGGAAACTCTTATGGAGGCTGCGGCTATGGAGGCTGTGGCTATGGAGGCTGTGGCTACGGAGGCTGCGGCTATGGAGGCTGTGGCTACGGAGGCTGCGGCTATGGAGGCTGCGGCTATGGAAGCTCTGGCTACAAAGGCTGGGGCTACAGAGGCTGTGGCTATGGAGGCTGTGGCTATGGAGGCTGTGGCCACAGAGGCCTGGGCTGTGGCTATGGCTCCTGCTATGGCTGTGGCTCTGGCTGTGGCTACTGGTAA
- the LOC131513209 gene encoding keratin-associated protein 6-3-like, which yields MSLLYGPVLLAKGSCPQLSDTSPRLLYPSTTSTTNTMCGSYYGNSYGGCGYGGCGYGGCGYGGCGYGGCGYGGCGYGGLGCGYGSCYGCGFRRLGCGYGFGSGCGYYY from the exons atgtctctcctttacgGGCCCGTTTTGCTGGCAAag GGGAGTTGTCCACAGTTAAGTGACACTTCCCCTCGCCTTCTCTACCCAAGCACAACCTCAACAACCAACACCATGTGTGGAAGCTACTACGGAAACTCTTATGGAGGCTGCGGCTATGGAGGCTGTGGTTATGGAGGCTGTGGCTATGGAGGCTGCGGCTACGGAGGCTGTGGCTATGGAGGCTGCGGCTATGGAGGCCTGGGCTGTGGCTATGGCTCCTGCTATGGCTGTGGCTTTCGCAGACTAGGCTGTGGCTACGGCTTTGGTTCTGGCTGTGGCTATTACTACTGA
- the LOC131511483 gene encoding keratin-associated protein 6-3: MCGSYYGNSYGGCSYGGCGYRGCGYGGCGYRGCGYGGCGYGGLGCGYGSCYGCGFRRLGCGYGCGYGYGSRSLCGCGYGCGSGYGCGFGYYY; the protein is encoded by the coding sequence ATGTGTGGAAGCTACTATGGAAACTCTTATGGAGGCTGCAGCTATGGAGGCTGTGGCTACAGAGGCTGTGGCTATGGAGGCTGTGGCTACAGAGGCTGTGGCTATGGAGGCTGTGGCTACGGAGGCCTGGGCTGTGGCTATGGCTCCTGCTATGGCTGTGGCTTCCGCAGACTAGGCTGTGGCTATGGCTGTGGCTACGGGTATGGCTCCCGCTCTCTCTGTGGCTGCGGCTATGGATGCGGCTCTGGCTACGGCTGTGGCTTTGGCTACTACTATTGA
- the LOC131511484 gene encoding keratin-associated protein 20-2-like, with amino-acid sequence MCYYGNYYGGLGYGYGGLGCGYGCGYGGYGYACHRPCCFGRYWCSGFY; translated from the coding sequence ATGTGCTATTACGGCAACTATTATGGCGGCCTGGGCTATGGCTACGGTGGCCTGGGTTGTGGCTACGGCTGTGGCTATGGTGGCTATGGTTATGCCTGCCACCGTCCATGCTGCTTTGGAAGATACTGGTGTTCTGGCTTCTATTGA